The genomic region GCTGACTTCGACAGGTTTTACCGGTATACAAACCGACTCGCTTTTTGCAAAAAGGTATCTGTGTGTAACAGCGCGGAAAGGGTAAATAATTGATAATTGATAATTAAATAAGATGGTATTGGTAACCGGTTTATAAAAAATATTATCGAGGTGTTCATGACATTAAGAAAATATGAGGCGCAAGATTCCAAAATCATTTGCAGTTGGATTAAGGATACAAAGCAGCTTTATCAATGGTCTGCCGACAGAATAGGGCGGTTTCCGTTAAACGGTAATGAGTTGAATGAATACTATGATTCGATGAACGGTATACAGTCTATCATTCCTCTTTGCGCCGTTGACGAACACACCGTGCTCGGTCATTTGTTTATCCGGTACCCAAATAAAGACGATAAAACACTCGTCCGATTTGGGTTTATTATACTTTCGCCTGAGTGCAGAGGAAAGGGAAATGGAAAGGAAATGGTAGCCCTTGCAATAGAATATGCAAAAAACGTTTTGCATGCTTCAAAAATAACATTGAGAGTGTTTACGAATAATGAACGCGCTCGGCATTGTTATGAAATCGCCGGTTTTCAACCAACAGGGAAAGTTATAACCTATATGATGCCGGATGGCGTATGGGAATGTATTGAAATGGAATTGAATATCTAACTTTGAGGTCGGGTATGAACATACAAGATTTTTGGGATGCAGTATTAACACAGAACGCCGAATGTACCGTGCTCGCCCCTTCCAAAAAACAGCTCTACTCTGATCGGGCGGTAAAATAAGGCTATATCTTTTTTCAGCGAATGTCTTACGGATTGGGACACGTCAATCCAAAAAACAGAATTCCCCCCGAAAGCGGACAGGATGTTCATTTCAGAGGGGACACGGATGTTCGTGGTTTCACGCAGCAGCGAGTTTAGGCGTTAGGCTAAACTCGTAGCTCCAAAATGAACAGGGATGTTCATTTTTTGGGCGGGTTTCCAAAGGGTACTCCCTTTGGTCGCCAGCTGAGTGGAGTACCTCCCTGTACTCCACTCAGCACGAGATTTGCATCAAACGCAAATCTCGTGCCTGTATGAAACCACCGCCATCCGTTGCGGTTCTGATTAGAAGGGGTCGTAGGGGAAGACCTTTCTTTTTATCGAAAAAAAAGAAAGGTCTTCCCCTACAATATGGAGAAATTATGTTACAAAGATTTTTTTGCGTTATCCGATGCGGGGACGCGGAATTTACGCTTGTCGATTACGCTCGGGGTTATTATCAATTTATTTGTGATGGTGCCGCTAGGACTTTCGCTGTATGTGCTGCAGTATTTTTTGGCGCGTATTATGCAGCAAGGTTTTCAAGCCCCGAATGTATGGGCGGTGGTAGCAGCCGGAGCGGCGTTTATTGCCGTGCTGTTTATCCTTGAGAAATTAAAGTACGGCAGAACGTATAACGGCGCGTATGAAGAAGCGGCGAATGTACGTATTTCGCTTGCAGAGTCGCTTCGGAAGCTTCCGCTGTCGTATTTCGGCAGGCAAGATTTATCGTATTTAACCTCGACGCTTTTAAACGATGTTACAACGATTGAACAAGCGTTTTCTAATGTCGTACCGGAAATGTTCGGCGGTATTATTTCGATTTTAATTGCGACGGCTCTTTTAGCGTTTTTGGATTGGCGGATGACTATTGCGTTGTTTGTTTGCGCCTTTGCAGGATTTTTTATTGTTGTCGGCTGCCGGAAGCTGTCGGAAAAAAAGATGAAAAGCGTCATCGTACGGAAGGATGGGATATACGATTCGCTGCAGCAGATGATAGACAATATCAAGGTGTTGAAATCTTCCGATAAAAAAGCTTTGTATGTGCAAAAGCTCAAAGACGATATTACCGAAACGACGAGCGTTGCGCTCAAATCGGAAGCTGCGATCGGAGCGCTTATGTTCGGTGTGGCTGCGTTGATCCGGTTCGGCTTTCCGCTCGTCATTTCTTACGGAGCGTACTTGCTGTCGCAGGGGCAAATCGAACTGTTGACCTATATCGTTTTTTTGCTGGTCTCATGTCGTATCTTCGATCCGTTGACGACAGTGTTTATGCTGCTTGCCGAATTCTTTTATACACTGATTGCAGTTGAGCGGAAGCAGGCGATTGTCAATTATCCCAAGCAAACGGGAAGCGAAACTTTTAAGCCGAATGGGTATGATATCTGTTACGATAATGTGTCGTTTTCGTATAATGAACCGAGCGGCAAAGGTGCGACTGACATCGGTGGAAGCGCTGCCGGTAATTCACATAATGCAGGCGGTGCCGCAAACGATACCGGAGAAAACACGGTAAGCGGAATCAGCTTTACTGCAAAGCAGGGCGAAATTACGGCTCTCGTGGGACACTCCGGTTGCGGAAAATCCACCATTGCGCGATTGGCTGCGCGCTTTTGGGATGCGTCATCGGGTACAGTCAGCATCGGCGGCGTCGATGTTTCTACGGTAGAACCGGAAACTCTGCTCAGCGCATTTTCGATTGTGTTTCAAGATGTCGTGCTCTTTAACGACACGGTGTACAACAATATTTTAATCGGCAACCGGAATGCGACAAAAGAGCAGGTACTCGCCGCCGCAAAAGCCGCGCAGTGTGAGTCGTTTATCGAAAAACTGCCGCAGGGCTACGACACGGAAATCGGCGAAAACGGCTATACCCTTTCCGGCGGAGAACGCCAGCGGCTTTCCATCGCCCGCGCTCTCCTCAAGGACGCACCGATCATCCTTTTGGACGAAGCAACCGCCGCCCTCGATCCGGAAAACGAAACGCTCATTCAGCACGCCATCGGTACACTTATAAAAGGTAAAACCGTTATCGTCATCGCCCACCGCCTCCGCACCGTAGAAAACGCCGATAAGATTATCGTGCTCAACAAAGGCACCATTGCCGAAACCGGCACCCACGCCGAGCTGATGGAAAAAGACGGTATTTATCGGGAGATGTATAGGTTGCAGAGAGAATCGGAACAGTGGTCTGCGTAACTTGCAAATATGCGGGCATCTGCGTTGTCGCTTTGCAAAAAACAGTCCTCGACGTACAACAAGTACGCCTGCGGGTGTTTTTTGCACGCTCCTAGCATCTGCTCCACCTATTTGCAAGTTGAGGGGATTACTCTCTATTTACGCCGACGGATATTTCAGAACGTCCACGGATGGACGAGGGGTAAAACAGCAGCGATGTTTTTGTACCGTAAAAACTCGCCATCGGCAAATGTACACGGACGTACATTTCGTACCGTGCCTGCGGGTGTTTTTTGCACGCTCCTAGCATCTGCTCCACCTATTTGCAAGTTGAGGGGATTACTCTCTCTTCTCTGTCCAGCATGAATCAGAACACGAATTGCATAAACGCCCCGTTTCAACTATACTTATCCTATTATGATAGAAATGAAACGTACAGTTACCTGCGGAGAGCTGCAAAAAAGCGACGCCGGTAAAACAGTAGTATTAAACGGATGGGTGCACCGCAAGCGCGACCACGGCGGTATCTCTTTTATAAACTTACGCGACCGCTATGGGCTGACACAGGTGGTTGTCGATGATGATGCAAGCCCTGAATTAAAGGAAATCGCAGCCGGTTTGAAGATGGAATATTGTATTGCCGTTGAAGGCACAGTGCGGGAGCGTCCCGATTCCATGGTCAACACGGAAATGCCAACCGGACATATCGAAGTGAAGACGCAGCGCATTGTTGTGCTGTCGAAGAGCGCTGTGCTGCCCTTCCAGATTGACGAAAAAACCAACGCCAACGAAGACCTCCGGCTCAAGTATCGGTATCTCGACCTGCGTTCCCAGACTATGCAGGATCACCTGATACTGCGCTCAAAGGTTACGTTTGCGGTGCGGGAGTACCTCACAGCGAGAAACTTCTTGGAAATTGAAACGCCGACCTTTATTAAATCGACGCCGGAGGGCGCGCGCGACTATTTGGTACCCTCCCGCCTCTATCCGGGCAAGTTCTATGCACTGCCGCAATCCCCGCAGCTGTACAAGCAGATACTCATGGTCTCCGGCTTTGACCGCTATTTTCAGATTGCCCGCTGCTACCGTGATGAAGACGCACGCGGCGACCGCCAGCCTGAGTTCACCCAGATTGATATTGAAATGAGCTTTGTTTCCCGCGATGATGTGCTCGATGTTACCGAAAATATGTTCCGCACGGTATTCAAAAAGACTATCGGTGCGGACTTGGCGCAATTCTTCCCGCGGATCAGCTATGACGATGCCATCGACCTCTACGGCACCGATAAACCCGATATCCGCTTTGAGATGAAGATGCAGGATGCCGCATGGCTGGCTGAATGCACCGAGTTTGCCGTGTTCAAAGATGCGGTCGCCGCCGGAGGAGCTGTCAAGGCGCTTGTAGTGAAAGGACAGGCAGCAAATTACAGCCGCAAAAAGATCGAAGAGCTTGAAGCTGCGGCAAAAATCTACAAGGCAAAGGGGCTTGCATGGACAAAAGTTGCAGGCGGCGCATTCGAAGGCGGTATTGCTAAATACTGCGCCGGTGCGGAAGCTGAAATATGCAAAAAACTGAATGCCGGGGACGGCGACTTGCTCCTCTTTGTTGCCGATGCAAAATATAAAATCGCCTGCACCGCACTCGGCGCTGTCAGAAGTAAACTCGGCAAGGATTTAAATTTGCTCGATCCAAAAGTATTCGCCTTTTTGTGGGTTATCGATTTCCCGCTCTTTGAATGGAATGAAGATGAGCAAAAATGGGATCCCGCGCACCACATGTTCTCCGCGCCGCAGGAACGCTACCTCGACACGCTGGAGCAAAACCCCGGTGAGGTAAAAGGAGACCTGTACGACCTCGTACTCAATGGCTACGAAGTTGCTTCCGGCTCAATCAGAATCCACAATCCGGAGTTGCAAAAACGGATATTCAACATCGTCGGCTTTAACCCCACCGATGCGGAAAAGAAGTTCGGCTTTTTAACGGAAGCATTCAAATACGGAGCGCCGCCCCACGGAGGTATTGCCCCCGGTCTTGACCGCATCGTGATGCTGATGGCAGGGGAAACCTCGATTAAAGAAGTAATCGCCTTCCCCAAAAACACCTTCGCCGTCAGCCCCATGGACGAAAGCCCCAGCGAGGTTGACGAAAAGCAGCTTGCCGAACTGCACTTGAGCATTCGGGAATAAGCAGTGGACATCGAAGCGCTTGAATTCCGTGCGGCTTGTTTGCAGGCTGCGCGGAATTTTTTTATTACACATGGCTATCTGGAGCTGGACACTCCGGCGCTTGCTCCGGCGCTCATCCCCGAAAGCTGTCTCGAAGTGTTCCGCACGGAATACCTCAAACCCTTTAAGACCGGCGAAGAAGCGGCAGTCCCGCTCTTTCTTGTCCCCTCTCCGGAAGTATTCATCAAGCCGGTTATTGCCACGCACGGGCGATCGGTGTTTCAGCTTTCCAAATGTTACCGCAACTGCGAATCCGTCGGGCATATTCACAACCCTGAATTTACCATGCTGGAATACTACACCATGCAGGCGGATTACCGCGATTCCGTCACGCTTACCGAAACTTTTCTACAGACTATGGCGCAGGCAGTTGCGGGGCCGCCGCTTGCCGATCCCGAATTGGGTGCGATACTTTCCAAACCGTTTTTGCAGCTGACTATGGACGAAGCCTTTAAACGATTCGCCGGTTTTTCTCTCGCCGAAGCGGAAACACCGGAGCTTACATTCCATGCGGAACGGCTCGGCCTCGGCGACAGGGCGCAGTATGAAGACTGGGCGTGGGATGATTTATACGAGTTGCTTTTGGTGCACTGCATCGAACCGCAGCTTCCGCCCGATGTGCCCGTTGCGCTGCTGGACTATCCCGCGCGGGTACCCTGCCTTGCACGGGAACGGTCGGAACAGCGTACCGCCGCTGACGGACGGACATATATATGGAAGACAAAAGAGCGGTGGGAAGTATATGTGCGCGGAGTAGAGCTCGCAAACTGCTATACCGAAGCGCGGGATGCGGGAGAGATCAACCGCTCTTTTGTGGATGAAGCAGCGGTTAAAAACGCAACGGCACGGGTTCCGCATCCCGTACCGGAGAACTTCGGCGGGATATGCGCCTGTATGCCGCCCTGCTCCGGCGTTGCAATGGGATTTGACCGCTTAATCATGCTCCTCGGTGGCAAAAAAACACTCGAACCGTTTTTATACGGCGGATTTTCTCGTCTATGATACCTACAATACAGAGAGCAGCTCTAAAAACTCGCTTAGAATTTGTTTAAAGGGGTCCCATACTGATTTTGTAGTTTGTACATACCAATTTCGGATTTGGAACGACATCCATGTCCTCAACTGCAGCGGTTTTGGCATTCAAAAGCCCTATAAACAGGACGTGATTTTCTTTGACTTGTTTAGTGAAGATAGGCCTAATCTGTCTGCTGATGATTCGTTCCGGCGAGTATTTATGGTAGAAAGATACAGTTGTTTGGAGAGATGCAGCTTAGATTGAAAGCGCATAGTTTCTATGATATTATGAGGAAAGGTCGAAAAGATGTTATGTGTTCCTTACGGATGAAATGATAAGTAGATATTATTATGGAGGGAATTTATGAGTTTACCTGATAGTTATACCCAAAAGCCAAGTGCAATTTCTGAATATTTTGAATCATTCAAAGCCGCACAAGCTCCAGAAAGGGTATCTTATAAGTTTTTGGAGAATCTAGGTTTTACTTCAACAAACGACAGAATGATTATTGGTATATTAAAAGAGCTTGGTTTCATTGATACAGATGGGAAACCAACACAGCGGTATTATAAGTTTCTCGATAAAAATGAATCGAGTAAAATTATTGCAGAAGGTATTCGAGATGCATATTCTGATTTATTTGCTGTAAACCTTAGAGCTAATGAACTTTCCATTGAAGACGTGAAAAATAAATTACGTTCTTTATATGCAGGTAAAAAAACTGATCAAGTAATAGGTCGTATAGCGACAACTTTTAATTCTTTGTGTGAACTTGGTGATTTTTCTATTGAAACAGTGCCAAAACAGGAGTGTAAGGTAGATAATACAACTGAAACCTCTAATATTCGAACGGAAAGACCTTTACCAAATACTCAAGAAAAAAAAGAAATAGCACTTGGATCCTTGCAATATCATATAAATATCATTCTTCCGGCTACAAAAGATCAAGCAGTATATGATGCTATTTTTAAAAGCTTAAAAGAACATTTAGGTTAAAATATGGATAAGCTTTATTCATTTGTGTATAAAGGAATATTAGCAGAAGAAAGTCTTAAGAAAGCAAATCCAAAGACTGTAGTTGATATTGAAGAGTTTGATGAATTGAAAATTAAAAAATCTTTATCTTTTGATATGCTTGACCAAGAATTCCTTCAACAATCAATCAAAACGAGTATTATTTATCAAGCTATCCATACTTTTGAGAATATGATTCGGAAAATGGTTGTAAAAGCTATGGATGAAAAATATCATTTGGATTGGTGGAAGCATGTTAGTGAAAGTATTCAAAAAAAAGTCTCTGCACGAAAAGAAGAAGAAAGGAAAATAAAATGGCACGCATCGAGAGGTTCATCTGAAATATTTTATTGTGATTTTGGTGACTTGTCAGCAATAATTTGTTCTAATTGGGAATTATTTGAAGAATTATTAAGAAATCAAGAATGGGTAAAACAATTACTTTTAGCATTAGAAAAATCTCGTAATGTCATTATGCATGGTGGAAATTTAGCTCAAGAAGATATTGAAAGGATTGGTGTAAATATTAGAGATTGGTTGAGACAAACAGGTTGAGTAAGACATCTAATACCCGCTTCAACCTGACATTGCGGACGAGCCGCAAATGCAGGTTAAGCGAATGTTAGATGGACTCGTGCTACTGCACGAGCTGAATTTTTAGATATAAAGCTAGATTTAATATTAAAAAAAAGTATAATAGAGCTATGAAACCTAAAGAAAAAAAAGAGATTTTTAATTTCTTAGAATATAATAAAAACATTCTCCAGTCCTATGGCGTAAAAAAAATAGGTCTTTTTGGTTCTTATATACATAATCAACAAAATAAAAATAGCGATATTGATATATTAGTAGAATTTCATGCTAATAAAAAAAACTATAATAACTTTATAAATTTAGTTTATTACTTGGAAGATAATTTGAATACAAAAATAGATTTATTAACTATAGAAAGTTTAAGTCCGTATATTGGTCAGAGAATACTCAATGAGGTTGAATATGTATCGATCCAATGAAGATTTGTATAATCATATTTTTGATGAAATCATTTTTTTGGAATCTGAAACAGGTACTATGACAAAAGAGGCGTTTCTAAAAGATGAAAAAACGCAACGGGCATTTGCACGGAGTATTGAAATTATTGGAGAAGCCGTTAAAAACATTTCAAATGATATAATCATTAAATATAAAGAAGTTCCATGGAGAAATATTGCCGGTATGAGAGATAAACTCATTCATGGTTATTTTTCCGTTGATTATGAAATTGTGTGGGATGTTGCAAAAAACATTATTCCTGAATTTAAGAACCAACTGATAAAAATTATGGATACAGAAAAAAAGAAAAATGACAATTAAAGAAATAATAACAGAAATCAATAAAATAGAAATAGATATTGCTGATTTTATAAGTAGTTACAAAAGTGAACAACTCGTCAGTAATTATGATGATTGGAATTATAAAGATGTCATTGCGCATCTTTTGGAATGGATTATGTTTTCAAAAAATAAACTAAACGCTATTGTACATAACCAAGATTTTCAAGAAATAAGTAATATCGATATATTCAATAAACAAAATTATATAAAAAATAGGAATAAGCATATTACAGAATTACAGAAGAAACTAATCTTTGAACTGAATGAATATAAAAATATTGTGCTATTGTATACAGAAGCGGATTTACAGAGAAAAGATTTGCCAACAGGTTTTTCATTTGAATTATGGCAGTATATGATAATGGATACTATTATACACCCTGTAATGCATTTATTATATTATTTAATTAAAACAAAAAAATATAAGTTATTTTTCAAATTGTGTAAAAAATATAATGACATATTTTATTGTTATGCAAAAGGAAATCTTGAGGTGTATTCTTTTTATGAATATATTGAAGATAGTAAAAAATTTATTGAGAATATAAAAGAATTAGGCGAGCAGTATAAAAATGATGCTATGATACATGCAGTTTTAAAAGCCAATAAAATAGATGAAAACATCTAACACCCGCTTCAACCTAACATTGCCTTTGCGGCAATGCAGGTTAAGCGAATGTTAGACGGATGCCTTACGGCACGATAAGCTGTAACTTTGAAAAATAGGATATATTTTTATAAATTAAAGTTTAAAGCCCCAATTAATGGGTTAGGTTACTTTGAGCAAGAGTGTCTTTTATTATAATGGCTATTTGAGGATGAGAAAAAATAAATTTTTATCTAATAATTTTAAAACTTATTAAGGAAATTAACAAAATATAAGTCATTCCGACGGTTGTGGTGTTTGTAAGATTAGGATTTATTGTTAAAAAACTGGAAAAGTGATATATTATTTATAGTATGATATTCGATTGGAATAATGAAAAGAATATAATGCTTAAAAGAGATAGAAATATATCGTTTGAGCGGATTATTATAGCAATTGAACAAGATAGTTTGTTGGATATTTTAGAGCATCCAAATAAAGAAAAATATCCAAATCAACTTTTGCTTCTTGTAGAAATTGATAGATATGTATATGTAGTTCCTTGCGTACTTGAAAATAATGTTTGTTTTTTGAAAACTATTTTTCCAAGTAGAAAATATACGGCAAAATATCTTGATATTAAAGGAGAAGAAAATGAATACTGAAAAAGAGCTGTATGAATCTATAGAAAATGATGAATGGGAAGCGGTAAAAAATTTTTATGATCTTCGCAATGATTTAAAAAAAGCTGCTAAAACTATGCTTATGAAAAAAGAAAAGATAGATGTAATACTTGCCAAGCAAGATATAAATAATCTAAAAGCCAAAGCTTTTGAAGAAGGTATGGAATATGAAATTTTTGCAGGAAGTGTTTTACATAAATATCTAACAGGAAGACTTATAGAGGGATAAAAATTCAATTCGTCTAACACCCGCTTCAACCCTGACATTGCGGGCGAGCCGCAAATGCAGGTTAAGCGAATGTTATGCTAATACTCAACTTTTGTGTTTTATAAAAAATGAAGAAGACTAGTAATAATGATAAAAATAGCGGTTGGAAAATACTTTGTTATTTACTAATTGTATTTTTTTTATTTTTAGCATGTAAGAATTATTATAATCTTTCACACTTGGAAAAATTTGGAATCATTGAAACCGCAATTATAAAATCATATTCAATAAAAAGCCATATAGAGGGAAGTGGAACATATTATCATGTAAAAATTGAATATAGTTTGCTTGGTGAAAATTTAAAACAAATTTGTTCTTTTGATTTCAAGCCAAGTGAAGAATACTATGAAAATAAAAGAATACAAATTATTCACGATTCTAAAAATGATTTCAAACTTCCAATAGCTGAAAAAGAAGCGTATAAAAGAAATGAAATAAATGGAAATTTTATCCGCGCAATGGGAGTTTTATTTATTATATTATTAGCAAGATGTGTTAATTACATATTCGAAAAAAACCGTAATCGAAACAAAAGAATAAAAAAACTTATAAAAAAGAAACCTGAATTAAAAGAGAAGTATAGAAAAGAAGAATGTATAAAAAATATAATCATTTTAATCTTGTTAGTACCTTTTCTGTTAATTCAGTGCTTAATTGAATGGATAAAAGAAAGGTTTAATAGCAGAAAAAGAAATAAATAATGGCAGTCTGCTATACATCGATACGTTTTACAACTTAACTGTATGTTAGATGAACGTACTATCATACGAATTATCAACTCAGGAGTTATAAAGTATGAATGAAAAAAATGAATTAAAGAAAAAATCGGATATTGATTTATGGATCATTTTTATATCAACAATGTTTGTTATTATTTTATACAATAGTTTTTCATCGATAATTAGAACTATAACAAAGAATGCATGGGGATGTGTATTTATTTTCATTATATTTTGGAATGCTTATTAAACAATTTATTTGATATAACC from Treponema vincentii harbors:
- a CDS encoding GNAT family N-acetyltransferase, with product MTLRKYEAQDSKIICSWIKDTKQLYQWSADRIGRFPLNGNELNEYYDSMNGIQSIIPLCAVDEHTVLGHLFIRYPNKDDKTLVRFGFIILSPECRGKGNGKEMVALAIEYAKNVLHASKITLRVFTNNERARHCYEIAGFQPTGKVITYMMPDGVWECIEMELNI
- a CDS encoding ABC transporter ATP-binding protein: MEKLCYKDFFALSDAGTRNLRLSITLGVIINLFVMVPLGLSLYVLQYFLARIMQQGFQAPNVWAVVAAGAAFIAVLFILEKLKYGRTYNGAYEEAANVRISLAESLRKLPLSYFGRQDLSYLTSTLLNDVTTIEQAFSNVVPEMFGGIISILIATALLAFLDWRMTIALFVCAFAGFFIVVGCRKLSEKKMKSVIVRKDGIYDSLQQMIDNIKVLKSSDKKALYVQKLKDDITETTSVALKSEAAIGALMFGVAALIRFGFPLVISYGAYLLSQGQIELLTYIVFLLVSCRIFDPLTTVFMLLAEFFYTLIAVERKQAIVNYPKQTGSETFKPNGYDICYDNVSFSYNEPSGKGATDIGGSAAGNSHNAGGAANDTGENTVSGISFTAKQGEITALVGHSGCGKSTIARLAARFWDASSGTVSIGGVDVSTVEPETLLSAFSIVFQDVVLFNDTVYNNILIGNRNATKEQVLAAAKAAQCESFIEKLPQGYDTEIGENGYTLSGGERQRLSIARALLKDAPIILLDEATAALDPENETLIQHAIGTLIKGKTVIVIAHRLRTVENADKIIVLNKGTIAETGTHAELMEKDGIYREMYRLQRESEQWSA
- the aspS gene encoding aspartate--tRNA ligase, translating into MKRTVTCGELQKSDAGKTVVLNGWVHRKRDHGGISFINLRDRYGLTQVVVDDDASPELKEIAAGLKMEYCIAVEGTVRERPDSMVNTEMPTGHIEVKTQRIVVLSKSAVLPFQIDEKTNANEDLRLKYRYLDLRSQTMQDHLILRSKVTFAVREYLTARNFLEIETPTFIKSTPEGARDYLVPSRLYPGKFYALPQSPQLYKQILMVSGFDRYFQIARCYRDEDARGDRQPEFTQIDIEMSFVSRDDVLDVTENMFRTVFKKTIGADLAQFFPRISYDDAIDLYGTDKPDIRFEMKMQDAAWLAECTEFAVFKDAVAAGGAVKALVVKGQAANYSRKKIEELEAAAKIYKAKGLAWTKVAGGAFEGGIAKYCAGAEAEICKKLNAGDGDLLLFVADAKYKIACTALGAVRSKLGKDLNLLDPKVFAFLWVIDFPLFEWNEDEQKWDPAHHMFSAPQERYLDTLEQNPGEVKGDLYDLVLNGYEVASGSIRIHNPELQKRIFNIVGFNPTDAEKKFGFLTEAFKYGAPPHGGIAPGLDRIVMLMAGETSIKEVIAFPKNTFAVSPMDESPSEVDEKQLAELHLSIRE
- a CDS encoding amino acid--tRNA ligase-related protein, with protein sequence MDIEALEFRAACLQAARNFFITHGYLELDTPALAPALIPESCLEVFRTEYLKPFKTGEEAAVPLFLVPSPEVFIKPVIATHGRSVFQLSKCYRNCESVGHIHNPEFTMLEYYTMQADYRDSVTLTETFLQTMAQAVAGPPLADPELGAILSKPFLQLTMDEAFKRFAGFSLAEAETPELTFHAERLGLGDRAQYEDWAWDDLYELLLVHCIEPQLPPDVPVALLDYPARVPCLARERSEQRTAADGRTYIWKTKERWEVYVRGVELANCYTEARDAGEINRSFVDEAAVKNATARVPHPVPENFGGICACMPPCSGVAMGFDRLIMLLGGKKTLEPFLYGGFSRL
- a CDS encoding DUF5343 domain-containing protein translates to MSLPDSYTQKPSAISEYFESFKAAQAPERVSYKFLENLGFTSTNDRMIIGILKELGFIDTDGKPTQRYYKFLDKNESSKIIAEGIRDAYSDLFAVNLRANELSIEDVKNKLRSLYAGKKTDQVIGRIATTFNSLCELGDFSIETVPKQECKVDNTTETSNIRTERPLPNTQEKKEIALGSLQYHINIILPATKDQAVYDAIFKSLKEHLG
- a CDS encoding Swt1 family HEPN domain-containing protein; its protein translation is MDKLYSFVYKGILAEESLKKANPKTVVDIEEFDELKIKKSLSFDMLDQEFLQQSIKTSIIYQAIHTFENMIRKMVVKAMDEKYHLDWWKHVSESIQKKVSARKEEERKIKWHASRGSSEIFYCDFGDLSAIICSNWELFEELLRNQEWVKQLLLALEKSRNVIMHGGNLAQEDIERIGVNIRDWLRQTG
- a CDS encoding nucleotidyltransferase family protein encodes the protein MKPKEKKEIFNFLEYNKNILQSYGVKKIGLFGSYIHNQQNKNSDIDILVEFHANKKNYNNFINLVYYLEDNLNTKIDLLTIESLSPYIGQRILNEVEYVSIQ
- a CDS encoding DUF86 domain-containing protein → MYRSNEDLYNHIFDEIIFLESETGTMTKEAFLKDEKTQRAFARSIEIIGEAVKNISNDIIIKYKEVPWRNIAGMRDKLIHGYFSVDYEIVWDVAKNIIPEFKNQLIKIMDTEKKKNDN